GAGAAACATTGTTATAATTGTATGCGCGTCTGCATTTTTATCAATATCATAAGTGGCCGGAAAAAGATATCCTTCAAGATAATTGTCGCGCTTCGGTATGCCTTCAAGAAAATCATATTCAAAATCTCCGGTATTCATTTCGTTTATAAATTCGTCGGCAGTAACAAGCCCATTTTCTTCAAGCCTTTTCGCAATCTGCCAAGCAGTAAACCCTTCCGGTATTGTTACCTTTACGCTCTCGCTGTATACTACGCCGCTTTGCAAAAGTTTCATTATATCTTCCTCGCCCGTTCCTTTTGCAATTAAATAATCCCCTTGATGATATGTACCGTCATATTCGCCCAAACGGCTGTTAATCCTGAACATAATAACGCTGTCAATCAGCCCGTTTTCATGCAGTATTTCCGCTATGTCCTTAGTTGACGCACCTTCGGGGATAGTTACCAGAATTTCTTCCCCAAGCTCCTGTTCTCCGTTTCCGCTCGCTTCGGACATAACGCCCATGCCGGCACTGAAAGCGGCATTAAACGCCTTATACGCCAAAAAAACCGCTAGCAACAAAACCGCCGCTATAACAATATATATTGCAAACGAATTTGATTTCTTTTTCTTTTTTCTTCTTCTTTCTCTTTCCAAAAAACCAACTTCTTTCCGATTTATTCGTATATTTTTAATGCAAGATACATTATACAGGCAAAAACAAAATTTAACAACTAAATTCATAATTATTTAATATATGTTATTTACTTTTAAAAAACAAGCAAATATAATATCGTTTATGTGCAAATTATAGTATTTAATGGAGGTAATCAAATGGAGGATTCAAAAAATCAATCAAACCTTGGCACAGAGAAAATCGGAAGGCTTTTATTTTCGATGGCTTGCCCGGCAATTATAGCGCAAATAATTAATGTGCTTTATAACCTTGTAGACAGAATGTATATAGGCCATATCGAAAATATCGGAACAGCCGCTTTAACAGGCGTGGGCGTTACATTCCCATTAATAACCTTAATTTCAGCATTCAGCGGGCTGATAGGTATGGGCGGCGCTCCGCAGGCTGCCATAAAAATGGGAAAAGGAGATAATGACAGCGCTGAAAAAATACTGGGCACATGTACTTTTGCCTTAGTCGTAATTTCAATAATACTTACGGCTGTCATACTTATATTTGAAAGGCAGATATTGATGCTTTTCGGAGCCAGTGCAGACACCATTAAGTACGCTATGGATTACATGAGAATATATTGCTGCGGAACAATTTTTATACAGCTTGTTTTAGGGCTTAATCCTTTTATTACATCCCAGGGATTTGCTTCCATAGGTATGAAAACTACAGTTATAGGAGCAGTTCTTAATATTATATTGGACCCGATATTTATATGGGGATTTAATCTTGATGTAAAAGGAGCTGCATTAGCTACAATCATTTCACAGGCGGTTTCGGCAGTTTGGGTTTTAAAATTTCTAACAGGAAAAAAGACAATTCTAAAGATAAAAAAGGAAAATTTCGGGTTAGATCCAAAAATACTTGCAGTAGTTCTTGCATTAGGGGTTTCCCCGTTTATAATGCAGTCGACGGAAAGCATACTAATTGTATGTTTTAATACGTCGCTTCAGCGTTATGGGGGCGATTTGGCAGTAGGCGCAATGACAATTCTCTCAAGCTGTATGCAGTTTGCAATGCTTCCCCTAACCGGGCTGACGCAGGGGGCGCAGCCCATAATAAGTTTTAATTACGGAGCGGGAAAAAAGAAACGGGTTATGGAAACATTCCGCCTTTTAATGATTTCTTCACTTACATTTACATTCCTTATTTGGGTCATGGCTGTATTTATTCCTCAAATTTTTATCGGCATGTTCACTGACAGCAGCGAACTAATGGAAGTAACAAAATGGGCGCTTCGTATTTATATGGCCACATCATTAATACTAGGAGCGCAAATTGCCTGCCAGCAGACATTTATTGCTTTGGGAGAAGCAAAAATATCGGTTTTTCTAGCTGTATTAAGAAAAATAATTCTCCTTATACCATTAATTTTTATATTCCCGGCAATTATACCTGAAAGCTTTGCGGCCGCGATTACTCCGGAAAATATTTTCGGCCTTATACCCGAAGTTACAAAAACATTCTCCGTATTCCTTGCAGAGCCGGTTGCCGATATTATAGCAGTTTTATTTACTGTCATTATGTTCAAACTAAATTATAAGAAAATATTGTCAAGGATACCAGACAGTGCGACAAAGTGATATAACATAAAAAAATAGAACTAATTGTACATTTTATAGTTATTATACATTTTCTATTTTAACTTTGCAGAAAAATCGAAAAATCCGGATTTCAAATAGGGATTGTTCTCCCTCAGAAATCCGGATTTTTATTAAAAATACGATATATTTACTTATGCAACATCAATACCATAGTGCGCGCATAAGGCCGCAAGCCCGCCTTGGAAACCGCTGCCAATAGCGTTAAATTTCCATTCCGAGCCATTTCTGTATAATTCGCCAACTACAACGGCAGTTTCGATTGAAAAGTCCTCGCCTAAATCGTATCTTATTAATTCAGTGTTATTAGATTCGTCAACAATCCTTATAAAGGAGTTTGAAACTTGACCAAAATTCTGTTTTCTTGTTTCTGCATCGTAAATAGTTACTGTAAAAGCAATCTTAGATATATTAGCCGGAATTTTGCTCAGATCGATTTGAACTTGTTCGTCATCGCCCTCCCCTTCTCCGGTAAGGTTATCTCCTAAATGTTTAACGGATTCGCTTGAGTGGCAAAGGTTTCCGTAAAAAATAAACTCTTTGTCCGTTGGGCATTTTCCGTCATCGCCTAACATAAATACGGCGGCGTCAAGGTCAAAGTCTACTCCTGAATCAAATGCATTAACATCCCAGCCCAAACCTACAATAATATTTTTCAATCCGGGATTTCCTTTTGTTAAATCAACCTTCTGGCCCTTTGATAAATTAATCGGCATATTATCTACCTCCTGAAAATCATATTAAATTTTTAAATACAATAACTGGTATAAATATACCAAATTTTATACTATATTTCAAGCATAACATAAAAAATTAAGATATATATCATAATTTTACATAATTTTTTTACAATATTTTAAAATATTTTTTACATTTTCTTTTAAAAACGCTGTTTCCGTACTACATACTTAAAATAATATAAAGTTCCGGTTATATCCGCCAATATCCAGCCTATGGGAACGGCAACCCAAATCCCTATAACTCCTACCGACGGTATTTTTGACAGAGTATATGCTAAAAATACCCTTGTGCCAAGTGAAATAACAGTTAAAACTACCGACATCCCCGGCATTTTTACTGCCCGGTAAAAACCGTAAAGCAAAAACAGCAGACCGATCCCAAAATAACATGACGCTTCAATTCTCAAATAATTAACTCCAACGGATATAATCTCGGCTTCACTTTCATTTACAAATATTTTCATAAGCTGGCTTGGGAAAATACAGACAATTAAGCTTATTGCCGCACAGAATATAAACGAAACAACAACGGCAGTCCTTATGCCTTTTTTAATACGTTCCGTTTTGTTTGCTCCGTAATTTTGCGCAATAAATGTTGAAAAAGCATTTCCGAAATCTTGTACCGGCATATAGGCAAAAGAGTCTATTTTTACCGCAACTGCAAAAGCGGCCATAACGACAGCTCCAAAGCTGTTAACAATCCCCTGAACCATAAGTATGCCAAAATTCATTACCGACTGTTGGACGCACGTTAAAAACGACATGTTCGTTATATCCTTCAACACAGCGCCATTCCATTTCATATTTTTTCTGCCAATCCTGAACTGTGGAAATTCAACTACAGTATATAATAATATTCCTATTCCGGATATAAACTGGGATATAACCGTTGCAAAAGCGGCGCCACCTACACCCCATTCAAATTTAAGCACAAATATTAAATCCAACGCAATATTCAATACGGCAGAAACGCCAAGAAAAATCAATGGAACAACAGAATTTCCTATAGCCCTTAAAAGAGAAGTAAAATAATTATATATAAATGTTGCCGATATTCCGCAGAATATAATAAGCAAATACTCGCGCATTGACGAATATATTTCAGCAGGCACATGCAGAAAGACCATAATTTCATCAATCAATAAAAAAACAGCGGCATTCAATACAACCGTTACAACTGCTATAAGTATAAATGAAAGGAATATGCTGTTTTTGAGGCCTTCACTGTTATTTTCACCGTATCTGATAGAAAAAACCGCCCCACTGCCCATGCAAAGGCCAAGAAGTATCGATGTTATAAATGTCATAAGAGTATAAGAGGAACCAACCGCTGCAAGAGCGTTTGCACCAAGATATTTACCCACTATTAATGTATCGGCCACGTTGTATAATTGCTGGAGCATATTGCCAAGCATCATAGGCAGTGCAAACATAAGAAGGTTGCTTGTTATTTTTCCATTGAGCAAATCCGGCTTCATTATAATTCCTCATTTCAAAAGTTAATTATATTTTTTCTTTTTGTATAATATTATACATATTTAATTACAAAAGTCAATTTAATCATTTACTAATAGTAATTTTGTGATATACTATAGATAGCTTTAGTTTACAAGAGCACGCTCGGTTTTAACGGACGTCAGCGGCGCAATAGCTGTATTAAAGCCGCTTGCCGTAGGAACCGCTATACCTGCTTGTCTTTGCCTTGCTCTTGCGCCTCTAACATTCGCTAAAACTCTCCGCTCTCACAAGGAAAAAATTTTTTGCGGTTTAAGGCGCGTATGCGCCGGCATAGCAGATCTTATGACAAGCGTATGTAACACGGAAATGCGGAAAATTTTTCCTTGTGGGGCGTGTGTGCCCTTTTAAACTGAAGCTATATGGAGGTATAATATGTTTTTAGATGGATTAGATACGACAGATCAAAAAATTTTGAAGCTTTTAATTGAAAACGCACGTCTTTCATATTCGGAAATAAGCGAGAAAGTCGGACTGTCAAGGGTGGCTGTCAAAATGCGCATTAATGCAATGGAAGAAAGAGGAATAATAGAAGAGTACACTACAATTATAAATCCTCAAAAAATAAGCGGCGCTATTTCATGCTACTTTGAGATAGAAACCAAACCGGATGCGCTTGACGATATAATAAAACATTTATATGACAATAAAACCGTAACGCAAATTTATAGAATAACCGGCGATTGCAGGCTTCATGTCCATGCAGTTGCAAGCTGCAATGATGAAATGGAAAATTTTATCAGAAATGAAATAGATAACTTAAAAGGTGTTGTAAAAGTCAGCAGTAACGTTATACTTTCTCGTATCAAAGATGTTAAAGGACTGAGATTATAATATATAATTATTAAAATAACGGTTACGGCTAATACGGCGTTATGCCGCATATAAAAATCATTTTCACTATGCACAAACGCCGTAAAGCCAATTTAATCAAAAATCTTAATGAATTTCTTCTTAAATCGTTTCCCTTATTATTAAAGCAGATGTTTGCGAAGCTCCGCTCCGTCGGCTGAAGAAAGATATGCCGGGGCAATGTCAAACACTGTTTTGCAGCCATTTTGCCCTTCTTTATTAAGCCTGTATGCCGCTCTCGCATATGCGGCAATCACCGATGACGTAAATTCCGGATTGGAATCCAATTTTAAGCTGTACTCAATTATATGCGTATTTTCATTGTTCCAGCCTGTTTTTCCGCTCCTTATAACAAAACCGCCATGAGGGATACCGCTGTGGTTTTTCAAAAGTTCTTCCTCACTGATGAAATGAACCGTCGTATCATAATCAGAAAAATAGTTAGGCATGTTTATAATTTCACTTTCGATCCTTGCTTTGTCGGCACCTTCTTCTACAACTACAAAACATTCGCGGGTATGTTTCTGACGTGTCGTAAGTTCAGGATTTTCACCGTTTCTAACAGCTTCAAGGGCGCTTTCAACCGGAATTGTGTACTGTTTTCCGTTTTTAACGCCTTCAATTCTTCTTATAGCGTCTGAATGTCCCTGGCTTACGCCTTTACCCCAAAAAGTATAATCCTTGCCTTCAGTTAAAATAGCATTCGCGTAAAGCCTGTTGAGAGAAAACATTCCCGGATCCCAGCCTACAGAGATAATTGCCGTTTTGCCGCCTTTTTTTGCCGCTTTGTCGACAGCTTCAAAATGTTCTGGTATTTTTGCATGCGTATCGAAACTGTCTACAACATTAAACATTTCGGCAAACTGAGGAGTTTGTTTCGGAAGATCCGTAGCGCTTCCGCCGCAAAGTATCATTACATCAATATCGTCCTTCATATTAACTGCTTCTTCAATGCTGTACACATTAGCAGTTTCGGTTAAAATCTCTAATGACTGTGGTTCTCTTCTTGTAAATACGCCGACAAGCTCCATGTCCGGATTATGTTTTACGGCACATTCTACACCGCGTCCTAAATTGCCATATCCTACAATACCTATTCTAATGCTCATATTTTTTCCTCCGTATAAAAATTAAATCTTAAAAAAGATTTTAAAATTATTTTAACGTGGATATAAAATTATATCAATAAAAAAATAAAATATTTTTACAATATAATTTTTTCATCCACCCTAAGTTTCTTATTTAAAACGCGAAAAATAAAATATGATTTTAAGCTTATTTTGTCAGCAATACTTTTTATGTTTCATACGGAATATTAAATTTAGTTCAATAAAACAACATAAGCTCTATGCAAAATCAAATAACCGAGGATGATATTAGAGGTTTAAAAACATAGAAAAAGCGTGCGGTTTAGCCAAAGCTGTATCAAATGTTTTTGATGTCACCGACAGGACTCTAAACCGTTTATTACCTTTATAAAATTTAAGATATAATTTTATAATTCTAATTTCATGTTAGTTAAAAAGAAACAATCAATGCCGAAAATATGAAAATGCCCGTTTCTTATCTAAAACCGGGCATTTTTTATTAAAGTACATATATAAACATAAACGCTATATGAAACGCTGAGCCTGCCATAACAAATAAATGGAATATTTCATGGAATCCAAAATTTTTAAAATTAAGCTTAGGCCATTTTACTGCGTAAATAACAGCTCCGAAAGTATATGCCAGGCCTCCGGCAAGGAGCATTAATATTCCGCTTAACGGCACCGCTCTGCCAAGAGGATAGAAAGCGATAACAACAAGCCAGCCCATAACTACATATATAGCTGTTGAAAGCCATCTAGGCGCATTAAACCAAACGGCTTTTAATATTATGCCGCCAAGGGCAAAGCCCCAAACAAGAGCAAGAAGCGTCCATCCCCATACGCCATGCAATGAAATAAGGCAGACAGGAGTATAAGTCCCCGCAATCAATACAAATATCATCATATGATCAATACGCCTTAAAACCGCGACGGCTTTAGGTGAAACAGGAAGCGCATGGTATATCGTGCTTGCCCCGTAAAGCATAAGCAGCGACGCTCCAAATATCGCAAAGCTTACAACATGATATATTGAAGCCTCGTTATAAGAATAAATCATAAATATCAAAATAACCGGTATGCAAGCTAAAAATCCTATGAAATGTGTTAATGCGCTTATAGGTTCACGCAACCTGTGTTTACTTACTGTGTTGTACATATTCATGCCTCCGAATCAAATATAGTTTTTAAAACTATGTTTTATTATATTCATATCCTAACATAAATATTCTTAAATTACAATAATAATATTGTAAAATTTTTGTTTATAACTTGATACATAGTTATAAATACTATATAATAAATAAAAACAATTAATATCAGCCAAGGAGGCGTTAACATGGAAAATCAAAATAAAAACAATAATAATGCTGAAAATAACAACAGCATGGATAACGAATATGTAAGTATACCGATGTTTGAAGAATTTGAGGATCAAGATATGTATCCGGGACTGTGCAACGACTTGTTTGGAGTGATAAGTTAATGGATTTTAATGAAAAAATAACAGATATATCTGAGGAAGTATGTAATTTTGAAACGGTGGAATTAAGCGATATACCGGATATCGAATTATATATGGATCAGGTAACAACATTTATCGATGCAAAATTATCATGCTATAAACGTAATAAGGACGATAAAATCCTTACTAAAACAATGATTAACAACTACGCTAAGGGAAAATTATTTCCGCCGCCGCAAAAAAAGAAATATAACAAAAATCATCTTATGCTGCTTATTATAATATATCATTTAAAAAGCATACTCTCCATAAACGATATATATCTGATATTAAGCCCGATAACAAATGAACTTAACGACAATTCAAATTCAAAAATATTAGAAGACGTATATTCATGTTTTTTAAAAATACAAAAAAGCGTTAAATCCTTCGAATTAAAATCCGCATTAAATTTTGAAGAAATTGCAAATACCCTTGAAATACCTGAGAATATTAAAAATACTGAAAAAATAAAAAATATTCTTTACATTCTCACTTTAGCTTTTTTTGCCAATACGGAAAAACGTCTGTCCGAAAAAATAATCGACAGCAGTTTCAGATGAAAATTTTATCGAATATAAAAAACCGAACGTATCTATCATGCAAAATACGTTCGGTTTTTTATATCTTTTATAATACCGGTTAACATACTTGGATAAATTAAAGTACGCAATATTTATCCATATACCCTTCCATTTTTACAAGCATTTCCTTATAAATTCCCGTTTCTTTTAAATATTCGTATATATCTTTAACGGTTATAATAGAATGTACTTCAATTCCAAATTCATCCTTAACTTCCATAACTGCCGTTTTATTACTGTTCTGCCCTATTTCACAGCGGTTAACAGATATAAACATATCCTTAATCTCTATCTCAGCCGTACTTTTAAGAACGGGCATAGTTTCCCTTATCGCCGTTCCGGCGGTAATAACGTCCTCTATTATTATTATATTATCGCCGTCTGCCGGTTTATATCCGACAATATTGCCCCCCTCGCCATGATCCTTTGCTTCTTTCCTGTTAAAAAAATAAGGCTTGTCAATTCCATATTCCAAAGCAAGATTAGCCGCTGTGGCCGCCGCAATGGGTATTCCTTTATATGCCGGGCCGAACATAGCTGAAAAATTGCTTCCTACAGTCTCTTTAATCAGCTTGGAGTAAAATTTGGCTAAAGTTGCAATCTGCATTCCCGTTTTATAATTTCCGGTATTAATAAAATACGGCGTATTGCGGCCGCTTTTTGTAACAAAATCTCCAAAACGGAGTACGTCTGCACTCATCATAAATTCGATAAATTCTTTTTTGTCAGAGCTAATCATATCTAACCTCCGCTATTCAATAATACCTCTTATTTCACTTAAATCTTTTATGCCGTTTTTAATCATAAAATTTTCAATACCGTCCGCAATTTCCACCGCTGCAAAGGGGTTCATAAAGTTTGCTGTGCCGACTGCGACAGCCGTTGCTCCTGCCATAATAAACTCAACCGCATCTTCCCATGAAGAGATGCCGCCCATTCCTATAATAGGCAGATTAGTAACTTTTGAAACCTGATAAACCATTCTTACAGCAACAGGTTTTATTGCCGGACCGGAAAAACCGCCCACTTTATTTGCAAGCACAGGCTTTCTTTTATTTATATCAATCTTCATTCCCAGAAGCGTATTTATAAGGGAAATTCCGTCTGCTCCGCCGGCTTCAGCCGCACGGGCAATTTCCGTTATATCGGTTACATTAGGCGTTAACTTTACAATCAACGGTTTCTTTGCGTACTTTTTGACCTCGTTTACAACTTTAAAAGCCATATCCGGCTCTGTGCCGAAAGTTATGCCGCCGGCTGAAACATTCGGACATGAAATATTAAGCTCAAACAAGTCTACGTCGGCTTTGCTCATTTTTTCAGTTACGCGGCAGTATTCCTCTACTGTATGTCCGCATAGATTTACAATTATTTTCGTATCAAAACGCCTTAAAAAAGGTATATCGTTTTCTATAAAGTAATCGGCCCCCGGGTTTTGCAGCCCTACCGAATTAAGCATGCCTCCGTATGTTTCGGCAATACGGGGAGCATTATTGCCTTTCCATGGTTCGTCTGCAACGCCTTTTACAGTTATTGCTCCCAAGCGGCTGAGATCGAAAAACTCTGAGTATTCCCTCCCCGATCCGAAAGTCCCGGAAGCAGTAGTAACAGGATTTTTCATTTCTATGCCTGCAATATTAACAGAAGCGCTGACACTATTCATCCCATACCACCTCATTTCCCATAAACACAGGTCCGTCCTTACATACTTTAAGGTTCTGCCATTCGCTTTCGCCCGTTTTCCTTATTTTAACGGCGCAGCCTACGCATGCGCCAATCCCGCATGCCATACGCTCCTCCATTGATACTTGTATAGGTATTTTGCGTTCTTCCGCCCACTTTGATATAGATTTAAGCATAACTTTTGGACCACATGTATAAATCATTTCTCCGGAAGGCTTTACCGATTCAATAAGTTCAATAACGTTGCCTTTAAATCCTGCCGAACCATCGTCCGAAGATATGTATACATCAGCTCCGAGCTCTTCAAACCTTTTTGAAAGTATAGGAGCTGATTTTGCTCCCAAAAATACGGAGACATTTCCGTCAAGCTTTTTGACAAG
Above is a window of Anaerotignum faecicola DNA encoding:
- a CDS encoding diaminopimelate dehydrogenase, which encodes MSIRIGIVGYGNLGRGVECAVKHNPDMELVGVFTRREPQSLEILTETANVYSIEEAVNMKDDIDVMILCGGSATDLPKQTPQFAEMFNVVDSFDTHAKIPEHFEAVDKAAKKGGKTAIISVGWDPGMFSLNRLYANAILTEGKDYTFWGKGVSQGHSDAIRRIEGVKNGKQYTIPVESALEAVRNGENPELTTRQKHTRECFVVVEEGADKARIESEIINMPNYFSDYDTTVHFISEEELLKNHSGIPHGGFVIRSGKTGWNNENTHIIEYSLKLDSNPEFTSSVIAAYARAAYRLNKEGQNGCKTVFDIAPAYLSSADGAELRKHLL
- a CDS encoding DUF1836 domain-containing protein, which encodes MDFNEKITDISEEVCNFETVELSDIPDIELYMDQVTTFIDAKLSCYKRNKDDKILTKTMINNYAKGKLFPPPQKKKYNKNHLMLLIIIYHLKSILSINDIYLILSPITNELNDNSNSKILEDVYSCFLKIQKSVKSFELKSALNFEEIANTLEIPENIKNTEKIKNILYILTLAFFANTEKRLSEKIIDSSFR
- a CDS encoding dihydroorotate dehydrogenase electron transfer subunit; protein product: MKSVEYAEILYNNEISSQIFEMCLFAPNVAKEAKAGQFINIYTGLGEYILPRPISINEIDIEKGTVTVVYQVIGKGTEFFSGLASGQEIKILGPLGNGFDIRGGIKEHIVVGGGIGIPPLVELVKKLDGNVSVFLGAKSAPILSKRFEELGADVYISSDDGSAGFKGNVIELIESVKPSGEMIYTCGPKVMLKSISKWAEERKIPIQVSMEERMACGIGACVGCAVKIRKTGESEWQNLKVCKDGPVFMGNEVVWDE
- a CDS encoding dihydroorotate dehydrogenase, with protein sequence MNSVSASVNIAGIEMKNPVTTASGTFGSGREYSEFFDLSRLGAITVKGVADEPWKGNNAPRIAETYGGMLNSVGLQNPGADYFIENDIPFLRRFDTKIIVNLCGHTVEEYCRVTEKMSKADVDLFELNISCPNVSAGGITFGTEPDMAFKVVNEVKKYAKKPLIVKLTPNVTDITEIARAAEAGGADGISLINTLLGMKIDINKRKPVLANKVGGFSGPAIKPVAVRMVYQVSKVTNLPIIGMGGISSWEDAVEFIMAGATAVAVGTANFMNPFAAVEIADGIENFMIKNGIKDLSEIRGIIE
- a CDS encoding hemolysin III family protein, with protein sequence MYNTVSKHRLREPISALTHFIGFLACIPVILIFMIYSYNEASIYHVVSFAIFGASLLMLYGASTIYHALPVSPKAVAVLRRIDHMMIFVLIAGTYTPVCLISLHGVWGWTLLALVWGFALGGIILKAVWFNAPRWLSTAIYVVMGWLVVIAFYPLGRAVPLSGILMLLAGGLAYTFGAVIYAVKWPKLNFKNFGFHEIFHLFVMAGSAFHIAFMFIYVL
- a CDS encoding TerD family protein produces the protein MPINLSKGQKVDLTKGNPGLKNIIVGLGWDVNAFDSGVDFDLDAAVFMLGDDGKCPTDKEFIFYGNLCHSSESVKHLGDNLTGEGEGDDEQVQIDLSKIPANISKIAFTVTIYDAETRKQNFGQVSNSFIRIVDESNNTELIRYDLGEDFSIETAVVVGELYRNGSEWKFNAIGSGFQGGLAALCAHYGIDVA
- a CDS encoding Lrp/AsnC family transcriptional regulator codes for the protein MFLDGLDTTDQKILKLLIENARLSYSEISEKVGLSRVAVKMRINAMEERGIIEEYTTIINPQKISGAISCYFEIETKPDALDDIIKHLYDNKTVTQIYRITGDCRLHVHAVASCNDEMENFIRNEIDNLKGVVKVSSNVILSRIKDVKGLRL
- the pyrE gene encoding orotate phosphoribosyltransferase, with product MISSDKKEFIEFMMSADVLRFGDFVTKSGRNTPYFINTGNYKTGMQIATLAKFYSKLIKETVGSNFSAMFGPAYKGIPIAAATAANLALEYGIDKPYFFNRKEAKDHGEGGNIVGYKPADGDNIIIIEDVITAGTAIRETMPVLKSTAEIEIKDMFISVNRCEIGQNSNKTAVMEVKDEFGIEVHSIITVKDIYEYLKETGIYKEMLVKMEGYMDKYCVL
- the mltG gene encoding endolytic transglycosylase MltG: MERERRRKKKKKSNSFAIYIVIAAVLLLAVFLAYKAFNAAFSAGMGVMSEASGNGEQELGEEILVTIPEGASTKDIAEILHENGLIDSVIMFRINSRLGEYDGTYHQGDYLIAKGTGEEDIMKLLQSGVVYSESVKVTIPEGFTAWQIAKRLEENGLVTADEFINEMNTGDFEYDFLEGIPKRDNYLEGYLFPATYDIDKNADAHTIITMFLNRFQIAYDNILKNAPSDFSTDELVTIASLIESEVQVESERPIVAGVIYNRLEDGMLLQIDSTVQYALSTRNEVVTYDDLEVDSEYNTYKYKGLPLGPISNPGESSLMAAANPDENNYLYYVVKERGSGEHVFAETYDEFLKAKEAYKNSFN
- a CDS encoding MATE family efflux transporter, whose amino-acid sequence is MEDSKNQSNLGTEKIGRLLFSMACPAIIAQIINVLYNLVDRMYIGHIENIGTAALTGVGVTFPLITLISAFSGLIGMGGAPQAAIKMGKGDNDSAEKILGTCTFALVVISIILTAVILIFERQILMLFGASADTIKYAMDYMRIYCCGTIFIQLVLGLNPFITSQGFASIGMKTTVIGAVLNIILDPIFIWGFNLDVKGAALATIISQAVSAVWVLKFLTGKKTILKIKKENFGLDPKILAVVLALGVSPFIMQSTESILIVCFNTSLQRYGGDLAVGAMTILSSCMQFAMLPLTGLTQGAQPIISFNYGAGKKKRVMETFRLLMISSLTFTFLIWVMAVFIPQIFIGMFTDSSELMEVTKWALRIYMATSLILGAQIACQQTFIALGEAKISVFLAVLRKIILLIPLIFIFPAIIPESFAAAITPENIFGLIPEVTKTFSVFLAEPVADIIAVLFTVIMFKLNYKKILSRIPDSATK
- a CDS encoding MATE family efflux transporter → MKPDLLNGKITSNLLMFALPMMLGNMLQQLYNVADTLIVGKYLGANALAAVGSSYTLMTFITSILLGLCMGSGAVFSIRYGENNSEGLKNSIFLSFILIAVVTVVLNAAVFLLIDEIMVFLHVPAEIYSSMREYLLIIFCGISATFIYNYFTSLLRAIGNSVVPLIFLGVSAVLNIALDLIFVLKFEWGVGGAAFATVISQFISGIGILLYTVVEFPQFRIGRKNMKWNGAVLKDITNMSFLTCVQQSVMNFGILMVQGIVNSFGAVVMAAFAVAVKIDSFAYMPVQDFGNAFSTFIAQNYGANKTERIKKGIRTAVVVSFIFCAAISLIVCIFPSQLMKIFVNESEAEIISVGVNYLRIEASCYFGIGLLFLLYGFYRAVKMPGMSVVLTVISLGTRVFLAYTLSKIPSVGVIGIWVAVPIGWILADITGTLYYFKYVVRKQRF